A genomic window from Klebsiella quasipneumoniae subsp. quasipneumoniae includes:
- the tdcD gene encoding propionate kinase — translation MTEFPVVLVINCGSSSIKFSVLDAASCDCLLNGVAEGINADQASLSLNGGEPVALAPRGYEGALQAIAGALAQRDLIDSVALIGHRVAHGGDLFTESVIISEEVIDNIRQVSSLAPLHNYASLSGIASAQRLFPGVMQVAVFDTSFHQTLAPEAFLYGLPWEYYQNLGVRRYGFHGTSHRYVSRRALALLGLPEQESGLVIAHLGNGASICAVRNGRSVDTSMGMTPLEGLMMGTRSGDVDFGAMAWIAAETRQTFSDLERVANTASGLLGISGLSSDLRVLEQAWHEGHARARLAIKTFVHRIARHIAGHAAALQRLDGIIFTGGIGENSVLIRRLVSERLAVFGLEMDAARNQQPNSAGERLISADGSRVRCAVIPTNEERMIALDAIRLGRIHTAAALA, via the coding sequence ACTGCGGCTCGTCGTCGATCAAATTTTCCGTACTGGACGCCGCCAGCTGCGACTGCCTGCTCAACGGCGTAGCCGAGGGCATCAACGCGGACCAGGCGTCTCTCTCGCTCAACGGCGGCGAGCCGGTGGCGCTGGCGCCGCGCGGCTACGAAGGCGCCCTGCAGGCGATTGCCGGGGCATTAGCCCAACGCGATCTTATCGACAGCGTGGCCCTGATTGGCCACCGCGTCGCCCACGGCGGCGACCTCTTCACCGAGTCGGTCATTATCAGCGAGGAGGTTATCGACAATATTCGCCAGGTATCGTCCCTGGCCCCGCTGCATAACTACGCCAGCCTTAGCGGCATCGCCTCGGCGCAGCGGCTGTTCCCGGGGGTCATGCAGGTGGCGGTCTTTGATACCAGCTTTCACCAGACCCTGGCCCCGGAAGCCTTTCTCTATGGCCTGCCGTGGGAGTATTACCAGAACCTCGGGGTGCGCCGCTATGGCTTCCACGGAACCTCTCACCGCTATGTCTCCCGGCGCGCCCTGGCGCTGCTCGGGTTGCCGGAGCAGGAGAGCGGCCTGGTGATCGCCCACCTGGGCAATGGCGCCTCGATCTGCGCGGTGCGCAACGGCCGCAGCGTGGACACCTCGATGGGGATGACGCCCCTGGAGGGGCTGATGATGGGCACCCGCAGCGGCGATGTCGACTTCGGCGCCATGGCGTGGATTGCCGCGGAAACCCGGCAGACCTTCAGCGACCTGGAGCGGGTGGCCAACACCGCCTCCGGCCTGCTGGGGATCTCCGGCCTTTCCTCCGACCTGCGGGTACTGGAGCAGGCCTGGCATGAGGGCCATGCCCGCGCCCGCCTGGCGATCAAAACCTTCGTCCATCGCATCGCCCGCCATATCGCCGGCCACGCCGCCGCGCTGCAGCGTCTCGACGGCATTATTTTCACCGGCGGGATTGGCGAAAACTCGGTGCTGATCCGTCGGCTGGTGAGCGAGCGGCTGGCGGTCTTTGGCCTTGAGATGGACGCCGCCCGCAACCAGCAGCCTAATTCGGCCGGCGAGCGCCTGATCTCCGCCGACGGCAGCCGGGTGCGCTGCGCGGTTATCCCCACCAATGAAGAGCGCATGATTGCCCTCGATGCGATCCGCTTAGGCCGGATCCACACCGCGGCGGCGCTGGCCTGA